A single region of the Nicotiana sylvestris chromosome 6, ASM39365v2, whole genome shotgun sequence genome encodes:
- the LOC138871098 gene encoding uncharacterized protein yields MEFGTERIRRHNVCVRAFDSIKRDTIGEIDLILTINLVDFEVTFQVLDTYTSYNFLLGRPWIHAAGAVPSTLHHMVKFEHEDQKIVVHEEDEQSIYQDLLVLCLKASEGSEHIVHQAFEVVVVDQCEEGNPCPQPFLSNASIMVAKEMIKHGYKPGKGLGTSLQGITKLITLAASKKFFGMGFQPTAVDDKWADEQKNNVHKLPTYPEYPPVQQKQRKFKTDISDKIKEEVTKQLKARVIRVVRYTTWLANVLPVPKKDRKTRVCVDYRDLNKASPKDNFPLPNIHILGDTCAKHEIQSFVDCYAGYHQVLMDEEDAGKTAFTTP; encoded by the exons ATGGAATTCGGTACTGAGAGAATTAGGCGGCACAACGTCTGTGTGCGTGCCTTTGACAGCATCAAGAGAGATACAATAGGTGAGATTGATTTGATTCTGACTATCAACCTTGTGGATttcgaggtgacctttcaggtttTGGACACATATACTtcctataatttcctcttgggaagaccttggattcacgcagcaggggctgtaccttctactctccaccataTGGTGAAATTCGAACATGAAGATCAGAAGATTGTAGTTCACGAAGAAGATGAGCAGTCGATCTACCAGGACCTGTTAGTCCTGTGTCTCAAAGCTAGTGAAGGAAGTGAACATATAGTCCATCAGGCTTTTGAGGTTGTGGTCGTGGACCAATGTGAGGAAGGAAACCCTTGCCCTCAACCCTTTCTTTCAAATGCATCaattatggttgccaaggaaatgatcaaGCATGGTTACAAACCCGGGAAGGGGCTCGGTACGTCATTGCAAGGAATCACCAAACTTATTACTCTGGCTGCTAGCAAGAAGTTCTTTGGGATGGGATTCCAGCCTACGGCTGTTGATGACAAATGGGCAGATGAACAAAAGAacaatg TTCACAAGTTGCCAACCTACCCCGAGtatccccctgtccagcaaaagcaaagaaagttcaaaactgatatcagtgacaagattaaagaagaggttacaAAACAGTTGAAAGCGAGGGTGATTCgagtggttcgatacaccacatggttagccaacgtgcttccagtgccaaagaaggacaggaaaactcgagtgtgtgtggactacagagatctgaacaaagcaagtcccaaggataatttccctttgccaaacatccacatccttggtGATacctgcgccaaacatgagatacagtccttcgtggattgttacgcaggatatcaccaggtgttgatggatgaagaggatgcgggAAAGACAGCTTTCACCACACCCTGA